The DNA region TGGATACCGAAAAACTCAAGCTCGGCATTTATGAGTGTGGTCCTGAAGTCACCAAACAACCCAACAAAATTTCTGCACATTTTTATCTTTTTGCCGTTTTGTTCATTCTGTTTGATGTTGAAATTATTTTTATGTTTCCTTGGGCAGTAGATTTTAAAGTCCTAGGAATGTTTGGATTTACTGAAATGATTTTATTTGTCATCGTTTTAACCATTGGTTTTGTATATGCATGGAAAAAAGGAGCGCTCGAATGGCACAGCATAAGATAAATTACCTTCAAGAAGCGGGGCTTCCTGTGGCGTTGACTACAGTGGATAAGCTCGTTC from Sulfurospirillum diekertiae includes:
- a CDS encoding NAD(P)H-quinone oxidoreductase subunit 3, with translation MSHMDFAHPYFGAFFLLIFGAVVFYGITVLARSISRKMARLDTEKLKLGIYECGPEVTKQPNKISAHFYLFAVLFILFDVEIIFMFPWAVDFKVLGMFGFTEMILFVIVLTIGFVYAWKKGALEWHSIR